One segment of Paenibacillus rhizovicinus DNA contains the following:
- a CDS encoding TIGR01457 family HAD-type hydrolase, protein MGKGDNHLRGLLIDLDGTLYHGGRMIPGADAFIRMLREEEIRYLFVTNNSSATPEAVADRLNGMGIPAVPEDVCTSAQAAAAYIAEQIPGARVHAVGEIGLTTALLAAGLKLDDERPELVVQGIDRELTYDKIAGAVRHIRNGAQYILTNPDLLLPSDNGLIPGAGSISAVIRAASGVQPVVIGKPSAIQMRFALQRLGLEPQETWVIGDNPATDIAAGHAVDCPSVLVLTGLATGDNYKELLAAAGCEADEVIADLRGLQEWLRKKLT, encoded by the coding sequence ATGGGGAAGGGCGACAATCACCTCCGCGGATTGCTGATTGATTTGGATGGAACGCTGTATCACGGGGGCAGGATGATTCCCGGAGCGGACGCGTTTATTCGCATGCTTCGCGAGGAAGAGATCCGTTATTTATTCGTAACGAACAATTCATCCGCTACGCCGGAAGCCGTCGCGGATCGGCTGAACGGGATGGGGATTCCGGCGGTTCCCGAGGATGTGTGCACGTCCGCGCAGGCAGCGGCTGCTTACATTGCGGAACAAATTCCCGGAGCGCGCGTTCATGCGGTCGGCGAAATCGGACTTACGACCGCGCTGCTGGCAGCGGGTCTGAAGCTTGACGATGAACGACCGGAGCTGGTCGTTCAAGGCATTGACCGGGAACTGACGTACGACAAGATCGCGGGCGCCGTGCGGCATATTCGCAACGGCGCGCAGTACATATTGACGAATCCCGATTTGCTGCTGCCATCGGACAACGGGCTGATCCCCGGAGCGGGTTCGATTTCTGCGGTAATCCGGGCGGCTTCCGGTGTGCAGCCGGTCGTCATCGGCAAGCCGTCCGCGATTCAAATGCGCTTTGCGTTGCAGCGGCTCGGACTGGAGCCGCAGGAGACATGGGTGATCGGCGACAATCCGGCCACCGATATCGCGGCAGGACATGCCGTAGATTGTCCGTCGGTGCTGGTTTTAACCGGGCTGGCAACGGGCGACAATTATAAAGAACTGCTTGCAGCGGCGGGATGCGAAGCCGACGAGGTTATCGCGGACTTGCGCGGCTTGCAGGAATGGCTGAGAAAGAAGCTGACCTAA
- a CDS encoding metal-dependent hydrolase, with the protein MDTGSHLLFGVTLAGMSLAVPAVAAHSELQYAILAATLLGSHAPDFDSVMRLRGPSAYIRNHRGLTHSLPAPLAWAPLLGLPIAWLFGAGAWSGIVILWTLFAVCFHIVLDLFNAYGVQCLRPFTRKWLHLDVLCLFDPYLFAAHGAAALLWLFGYSQAVAVFEFVYAMTAAYLLWRIVVYRNVMAHISAHYKLDRAHITMLPTFFGTAWQFVIDLGDEYMTGYFKHGRVNEVTRLLKAKPESLAEAAKATMIAEGVRAFHHFSERIHVKVQEEVDGYLVTWSDVRFWHHRRLPFTAAVTLDRNLNVLTDQIGWNKKTWQPPFV; encoded by the coding sequence ATGGACACCGGAAGTCATCTGTTGTTTGGCGTTACGTTAGCGGGAATGTCGCTGGCAGTTCCAGCAGTCGCAGCGCATTCTGAACTGCAGTACGCGATTCTCGCGGCCACGCTGCTGGGCAGCCACGCCCCGGATTTCGATTCCGTCATGCGGCTGCGCGGACCGTCTGCCTATATTCGCAATCACCGCGGATTGACGCATTCGCTGCCGGCGCCACTGGCTTGGGCTCCGCTTCTCGGCCTGCCGATCGCATGGCTGTTCGGCGCAGGAGCATGGAGCGGAATCGTCATACTCTGGACGCTGTTCGCGGTCTGTTTTCACATTGTCCTTGATTTATTCAATGCTTACGGCGTCCAATGCTTACGGCCGTTTACGCGCAAATGGCTGCATCTCGACGTATTATGCTTATTCGATCCTTACTTGTTCGCGGCGCACGGAGCGGCGGCACTGCTGTGGCTGTTCGGCTATTCGCAGGCGGTAGCCGTGTTCGAATTCGTGTATGCCATGACGGCGGCGTATCTCCTATGGCGGATTGTCGTTTACCGCAATGTGATGGCGCACATTAGTGCGCATTATAAGCTGGATCGAGCGCATATCACGATGCTGCCGACGTTCTTTGGCACCGCATGGCAGTTCGTCATCGACCTGGGAGACGAGTACATGACCGGGTATTTCAAGCACGGCAGAGTGAATGAAGTCACGCGCTTGTTGAAAGCGAAGCCGGAAAGCTTGGCAGAAGCCGCAAAAGCGACGATGATCGCCGAAGGCGTGCGCGCATTCCATCATTTCTCCGAACGGATCCACGTGAAAGTCCAGGAGGAAGTCGACGGATATCTCGTAACCTGGAGCGACGTTCGCTTCTGGCATCATCGCCGATTGCCTTTCACAGCAGCGGTCACGCTGGACCGGAATTTAAACGTACTCACCGACCAAATCGGCTGGAACAAAAAAACCTGGCAGCCGCCGTTCGTTTGA
- a CDS encoding ribonuclease H-like domain-containing protein, with protein MSGLRDKLLRLRSSQAAQAERLAGMVEVPAPTGEEREGTSVTINGNDQEAIAFAHSEPDHSDPVHSIVSAESTDASDGSTEAFSDGGLAATDAFATSPSDELTDELSKEWGEMGVRLIRSPEGDFLVRESRYPLSHRHGVHGLEELLEALPALAAFDEFGNVRGKGDRPSQRSGIGDTKIEATENEDTATEDAATEVGIGEDNRMNPLFLDLETTGLGVGAGNLPFMVGLAYMREETFIVEQMLIRHPAEERAMIGYLSTLLPKFTHLVTYNGRTFDWPVLYNRFILHGYRSFDWQPVHIDLLHPSRSVWRNTLVSCRLSHVEEERLGIKRDDDVPGSLAPAIYFQYLADGNPEPLHGVFKHNEIDMLSLAALAIRFGHFLGGGVGSRIPVPEEAEEILRTGLWLERMGRPELAEPLYARFTAHPRPTAKCLCLLAERDKKCGNWQRAVLLWQKAVLLTGETSRPDYEAHIELAMYYEHKTKELEQALQLAEQALEMAARRHAGLRLDGKRRIEMDVIRKRIDRLRLKRSKG; from the coding sequence ATGAGCGGGCTTAGAGACAAGCTGCTGCGTCTTCGCAGCTCGCAAGCCGCGCAAGCGGAACGTCTTGCGGGCATGGTCGAGGTGCCTGCTCCGACAGGCGAGGAACGCGAAGGTACCTCGGTAACAATCAACGGCAATGATCAAGAGGCGATCGCATTCGCTCATTCGGAGCCTGATCATTCAGACCCGGTACATTCGATTGTTTCGGCCGAATCGACAGATGCATCCGATGGGTCCACAGAAGCCTTCAGTGACGGCGGGCTTGCTGCAACCGATGCATTCGCGACTTCTCCTTCCGATGAACTAACCGATGAGCTCTCGAAGGAATGGGGCGAAATGGGCGTCCGTCTGATTCGTTCGCCAGAGGGCGATTTCCTCGTGAGAGAGAGCCGCTATCCGTTGTCGCATCGCCATGGCGTTCATGGTCTGGAGGAGCTGCTCGAAGCGCTGCCAGCCTTGGCCGCCTTCGACGAGTTCGGCAATGTCCGCGGCAAAGGAGACAGACCCAGCCAGCGCAGCGGAATCGGCGACACAAAGATTGAAGCTACGGAGAACGAAGATACAGCAACCGAAGACGCAGCAACCGAAGTCGGCATTGGCGAAGACAACCGCATGAACCCGCTGTTCCTCGACCTGGAGACGACAGGACTCGGCGTCGGCGCGGGCAATTTGCCGTTCATGGTCGGACTGGCTTACATGCGGGAAGAGACATTCATCGTCGAACAGATGCTGATCCGTCATCCGGCGGAGGAACGCGCCATGATCGGCTATTTAAGCACGCTGCTGCCGAAGTTCACGCATCTCGTCACATACAACGGGAGAACGTTCGACTGGCCGGTGCTTTACAATCGGTTCATCCTGCACGGCTATCGTTCATTCGACTGGCAGCCGGTCCATATCGATTTGCTTCATCCTTCGCGTTCCGTATGGCGCAATACGCTTGTTTCCTGCAGGCTCAGCCATGTGGAAGAGGAACGGCTCGGCATTAAGCGCGACGACGACGTGCCGGGCTCGCTCGCGCCGGCGATTTATTTCCAGTACCTCGCCGACGGGAATCCGGAGCCGCTGCACGGCGTATTCAAGCATAATGAAATCGATATGCTGTCCTTGGCTGCGCTTGCGATCCGCTTCGGCCATTTTCTGGGGGGAGGCGTAGGATCGCGGATCCCCGTCCCCGAGGAAGCCGAAGAGATTTTACGCACGGGACTGTGGCTGGAACGGATGGGCAGACCGGAACTGGCAGAGCCCTTGTATGCTCGGTTTACGGCGCATCCGCGGCCGACCGCCAAATGCTTATGCCTGCTGGCTGAACGCGACAAGAAATGTGGAAATTGGCAACGGGCTGTGTTATTGTGGCAGAAGGCTGTTTTACTGACAGGCGAGACGTCGAGGCCGGACTATGAGGCGCATATCGAGCTTGCCATGTACTACGAGCATAAGACCAAAGAACTAGAGCAAGCGCTGCAGCTGGCAGAGCAGGCGTTAGAAATGGCTGCCAGAAGGCATGCCGGCCTGCGTTTGGACGGCAAGCGAAGAATTGAAATGGATGTTATACGCAAACGGATCGACCGGCTGCGTTTGAAACGATCGAAGGGGTGA
- a CDS encoding DEAD/DEAH box helicase: MLKKKPLPELIDELRSNENVIHWHEIEPQEANARPIPESVDVRIRDALTRRGITELYTHQHSAYQAVSKGENIVAVTPTASGKTMCYNLPVLQAIAADDTSRALYIFPTKALAQDQKSELNEIINEMGIDIKSYTYDGDTSPTIRQVVRKAGHIVITNPDMLHSAILPHHTKWVSLFENLKFVVIDELHTYRGVFGSHVANVIRRLKRICRFYGSNPIFICTSATIANPKALAEQLTGNPMRLIDDNGAPRGRKHFVFYNPPIVNKPLNIRKSATVEVNQLARDFLKNKIQTIVFARSRVRVELILSHLQELVRNELGAKSIRGYRGGYLPQQRREIEKGLRDGGILGVVSTNALELGVDIGQLQVCIMTGYPGSIASTWQQAGRAGRRHGEALIVMVASSTPIDQYIVQNPDYFFERSPEYARINPENLLILVDHLKCAAYELPFKETEQFGPLDVTDIMEYLVEERVLNRNKDTFYWANLAFPASNVSLRSASQENVVIIDQSVTGDVKIIGEMDRFSAMTLLHDEAIYLHQGVQFQVEKLDWDHKKAYVREVDVEYYTDANLAVHTKVLEIDKTNNRTTGTINFGDVSVTAIPTIYKKIRLSSGENIGSGPIFLPEQELHTSAAWIELKDVDPQLGAKTLELLLMGIANVMNHIVPVLVMCDRSDVHVISQIKADHTGLPTIFICDHYPGGIGLADDVYKRFDEVKAAAMELIRKCPCEDGCPSCISTEIVGMNAKMKSLLLLEGL; the protein is encoded by the coding sequence ATGTTAAAAAAGAAACCGCTGCCGGAACTCATCGACGAGCTGCGCAGCAACGAAAACGTCATTCATTGGCATGAAATAGAGCCCCAGGAGGCAAACGCAAGACCCATTCCCGAAAGCGTGGATGTCCGAATCCGGGACGCGCTGACGAGACGCGGCATTACGGAATTGTATACGCACCAGCATTCCGCTTATCAGGCGGTGAGCAAAGGTGAGAATATCGTTGCCGTTACGCCGACGGCATCGGGCAAGACGATGTGCTACAACTTGCCGGTGCTGCAGGCCATTGCCGCAGACGATACGAGCCGGGCGCTTTATATTTTCCCGACCAAGGCGCTGGCTCAGGACCAGAAGAGCGAACTGAACGAGATCATTAATGAAATGGGCATCGATATCAAGAGCTACACCTACGACGGCGATACGTCCCCGACAATTCGTCAAGTCGTGCGCAAAGCCGGACATATCGTCATCACGAATCCGGATATGCTGCATTCGGCCATTCTGCCGCATCATACCAAATGGGTGAGCCTGTTCGAGAACTTGAAGTTTGTCGTCATCGACGAACTGCATACGTACCGCGGCGTGTTCGGCAGCCATGTCGCGAATGTCATTCGCCGCTTGAAACGGATTTGCCGTTTCTATGGAAGCAACCCGATCTTCATCTGCACCTCGGCCACGATCGCGAATCCGAAGGCGTTGGCGGAGCAGCTGACAGGAAATCCGATGCGGCTCATCGATGATAACGGCGCGCCCCGCGGGAGAAAGCATTTTGTCTTCTATAACCCGCCGATCGTCAACAAACCGCTCAATATCCGGAAAAGCGCTACCGTCGAGGTCAACCAGCTGGCGCGCGATTTTCTGAAAAATAAAATTCAAACGATCGTCTTTGCCCGCAGCAGAGTCAGGGTCGAGCTGATCTTAAGTCATTTGCAGGAACTCGTTCGCAATGAGTTAGGCGCGAAATCCATTCGCGGCTACCGTGGCGGATACTTGCCGCAGCAGCGGCGCGAGATCGAGAAGGGGCTGCGGGACGGCGGAATTCTTGGCGTCGTCAGCACGAACGCGCTCGAGCTCGGCGTGGATATCGGGCAGCTGCAAGTGTGCATCATGACCGGCTATCCCGGAAGCATCGCGAGTACGTGGCAGCAAGCGGGAAGGGCGGGCCGAAGGCATGGCGAAGCGTTGATCGTCATGGTCGCCAGTTCGACGCCGATCGACCAGTACATCGTTCAGAATCCGGACTATTTCTTTGAACGATCCCCGGAGTATGCGCGCATAAATCCCGAAAACTTGCTTATTCTTGTGGATCATTTGAAATGCGCGGCCTATGAATTGCCTTTCAAGGAAACCGAACAATTCGGACCGCTGGACGTAACGGATATCATGGAATATTTGGTGGAAGAGCGGGTGTTGAACCGGAACAAGGACACCTTTTATTGGGCAAATCTGGCTTTCCCCGCAAGCAATGTCAGCTTACGGTCCGCATCCCAAGAGAACGTGGTCATTATCGACCAGTCCGTTACGGGCGACGTGAAGATCATTGGCGAGATGGACCGGTTCAGCGCCATGACGCTGCTGCACGACGAAGCGATCTATTTGCACCAGGGCGTTCAATTCCAGGTGGAGAAGCTGGACTGGGATCATAAGAAAGCGTACGTTCGCGAGGTGGACGTCGAATACTACACGGATGCCAATCTGGCCGTCCATACGAAAGTGCTGGAGATTGACAAGACGAACAATCGGACGACAGGCACGATCAATTTCGGCGATGTAAGCGTGACGGCTATCCCGACCATATATAAGAAAATCCGGCTTTCGAGCGGGGAGAATATCGGGAGCGGACCGATCTTCCTTCCAGAACAAGAACTGCATACGAGCGCAGCCTGGATCGAGCTGAAGGACGTGGATCCGCAGCTAGGAGCCAAGACGCTGGAGCTGCTATTGATGGGCATCGCGAACGTCATGAATCATATCGTGCCCGTGCTGGTCATGTGCGACCGAAGCGACGTGCATGTGATTTCGCAAATCAAAGCAGACCATACCGGCCTGCCTACGATATTCATTTGCGACCATTACCCGGGCGGAATCGGGCTGGCGGACGATGTTTATAAACGATTCGACGAAGTGAAGGCGGCAGCCATGGAACTCATAAGAAAATGCCCGTGCGAAGACGGCTGTCCTTCCTGCATCAGCACGGAAATCGTAGGCATGAACGCGAAGATGAAAAGCTTGCTGTTATTGGAGGGGTTGTAG